CGATCACCCGGCTGCGCGGCTCGGACCACCAGTTCGCCCGCTTCTTCCCGATCGAGCGGTTCCTCATGGAGGAGTACGTCTCCGGGCCCGAGCTCAGCGTCGAGGCGTTCACGTTCGCGGGCCGCCATGTGGTGGTCGCGGTCACGGAGAAGCTGACGTACGACAACTTCGTGGAGCTGGGGCACGTGGTGCCGGCCCGGATCGGCCCGGCCGACGAGGCGGCCGTCGTGGCGTGCGTGACCGCCTTCCTGGACGCGGTCGGGGTGGTGAGCGGCCCCAGCCACACGGAGGTGCGGCTGTCGGAGCACGGCCCCCGGGTGATCGAGTCGCACAACCGGCCGGGCGGCGACCGGATCAGGGACCTGGTCGAGGAGGCGTACGGCTTCGACATCGAGCGGTACACGGTGGCCTGGCCGGGCGGCGGGCTGCCGGCCCTGGAGGAGCGGCCGGCCCCGCTGCGGGCGGCGGCCACCCGGTTCCTGGCGGCCGAACCGGGCACGGTGACGGCGGTCGAGGGGCTGGAGGCGGCCCGTGCCATGGACGGGGTGGTCGACGTGGACCTGTCGGTGGCGGAGGGCGGTCTGGTCCGGCCGCTGCGGTCGAGCTTCGACCGCCTGGGCCAGGTGATCGCCGTGGCGCCGGACGCGGACGCGGCGGTGGCGCTGTGCGAGAAGGCCTGCGCGACGATCCGGGTCGGCACGACACCCACCCCGGCCGCCGCGGCTGACTCGGCCGGGTGACGCGTGGAGCCCGTGGAGCCCGTGGAGCCCGTGGGGCCCGGGGAGCCGGGGGAGCCCCTGGAATTCGAGGAGATCACCACGGAGGAGGAGCTGCGGGAGCTGGTCGGCCCGGCGAATCCCGTGGTGTTCCGCAAGGCCACCCCCGTTCTTCGCGCTTTCGAAAGCGAATGGATTCGGAATTCGCCCTTCTGTCTGATCGCGACGGCGTCGGCGGACGGGACATGCGACGTCTCCCCGAGGGGTGACCCACCCGGATTCGTACGCGTTCTCGACGAGCGGACGCTCGCCGTTCCCGACCGGCCCGGCAATCGCCGGCTCGACACGTGGCGCAACGTCCTGCGGAACCCGCGGGTGGGAATGCTCTTCGTCATTCCGGGGCGCGGCGACACCCTCCGGGTCAACGGCCGCGCCCGTCTGGTGCGCTCGGCGCCATTCCTCGACGACATGGTGGTCGGGCGCAACCGGCCGAAACTGGCCCTCGTGGTGAGCGTCGAGGAGGCGTACTTCCACTGCGCCAAGTCGTTCATGCGGGCGAGGCTCTGGGAGCCGGAGTCGTGGGCGCCGGACGCCGTCGCGTCCCGGGCGCGGATCGCGCGGGCCACCGAGTGGACCGAGGCGTCCCTGGAGTCCCTGGAGCGCCGCTACGGCCCCGAGTACGAGCAGCACCTCTACCCCGGGACGCCCTGAGCCGCGCCGAGCCGCCCGCGAGCGCTCCCTCGCCTCCCCGCAGCCGTATGGAGAACCGGTGAAGCCTATGCGTCCGTTCGGCGAATTGCCATAGCTGTCAAGGGTTGCCATAAGGCCATCTGGCCGGATACCTTGGCACCGCCCTGCCGGAAACGATCATTGAGATTCAGTGAAGGAATCCCATGAAGAAGACAGTAGTTGCCCGTATAGTCGCGTTCGCTTTCTCCGTACTACTACTGGGTGGCGCATTTTCGGCCGACGTGGTGGAGGGTGTTTCCGCGGGGGAGACGCACACGCTCGCCAATGGTGGCGGCATCACGATCGACTGGCCGTGATCCACCGGTAGCAGTCGGTGCTGCGCCACCGTTTCCGAGATGTGGTTGCCATCCACAGTCAATCGTTGCCACAATGCGTTAGGGTGGACTGCGAAAGTCCCCCCGATGGTTGTGAGGAGCATCGGGAGATACCTCGAAGACGGTGGTCGCATGCTGGAGCAACCTGGCTTTGGACGGCGTTTGCGCCAACTGAGGCTGCATCAGGGAAAGACTCAGGCGGAGCTGACGGGGCCGGGCATGTCCCCGGCGTATCTTTCCCGGCTGGAGTCGGGTGCCCGGTCCCCCACGCAGCGTGCCGTCGAGTACCTGGCGGACCATCTAGGCGTCCCCGTCGAGAGCTTCGCGGAGTGCGGCGAGGACGACCTCGCGGACGTCGTCGCCACCCTCGCCTCCCGGCCGGACAGCGAACGTGACGCCGAGATGCGCGACCTCCTCGCCGACGCGCTCAAGCGGGCGACGGACACGGACCCCTCCACCCGCTGGCAGGCGCTGGCCCTCCTCGCCCAGCTGCACGCCTCCCTCGGCGAGTTCGGCGACGAGAGCGGCGTCCTCGACGAACTGAGCAGGCTCAGCGACGAGTTGGCGCGGCCCGCACTCCAGGTGTACGCCAAGCAGCGCGTCGCCCGGTGCGCCCGTAACCGCGGCGACATGGAGCTGGCCCGGCAGGCGGCCCGCGAGGCCCTGGAGCTGGGCGAACGCCACCGTGTCCGGGTGCCGGCCGCCGATCCGCTGCGCAACCGGCTGCTCCTGGTCTCCGCCGAGACCGAGCTCGGCAACGTCGCGGAGGCGATGCGGCTCAGCCTCGCCGTCCTCGCCGCGCTGCCCTCCGAGAGGGGCGCGCTGACCGCGGAGGCGTACTGGACCGCCGCGACCGTCAGCACCCGCCAGGGCGACGCCGAGGGAGCCCTCCGGTACCTGGACAAGGCGATCGACGCCCTGGACAGCCGGGAAGACATCACCCTCTGGATGCGGCTGCGGCTCGGAGCGGCCTCGCTCTGCCTCCAGAGCCTGCCGCCCCGCCTGGACCGGGCGCGGGAGCTGCTGACGGCCGTCGAACCGGTCCTGAACTTCGCGGGACCGCCCCGGCACTGCCAGGAGTTCCTCTTCCTGCGGGCCCAGCTGGCCTTCCAGCAGGGCGACTCCGCCGGTGCCGCCGAGTTCATGGCGCGGGCCGAGAAGGGCCTCCAGCTCTTCACGTACCGCGACCGCGTCCGGTTCCGGATCCTCCAGGAGATGCTGGCCGCCCGCGCCGGCGACGTACGCGCGGTGACCCGCCTGAAGGAACTGGCCACCGAGGTGCAGAGCACCCGGATGCCGGAGCTCGCCGCCGAGGTGTGGCGGGCGGCGGCCGAGTGCGCCGTGGAGACCGTGCCGTCCAGCGTCTGACGGCCACCCCGACGCGGGGCGGTGGCCCCCGGCCCCGCCCCGCGCCCCCGCCGCCCACGAGCGCCCGCGCCTCCTGCCGCACCCGGCACGGCGAGCCTGGCCACTACGTCCGCCGCCCCGCACCCGGCAGCACGGCGGCAAGACCCAGTCGCCCCCGCCGCGCCAACGCACGAGCCCGGCCGCGGCGCCTGCCGCTCCTCGGCGCGGCGAGTCCGGCCACCATGCCCGGCGCCCCGCGCGTTTCCCCGGCGCCCCGCGAACCCCCGCCGACAGACGCCTGCCGCGTCCTCGCCTCAGCCTGCCCGGCGCCCCGGGCAGGGCCCCACCGCCCCCGCCCAGCCTTCCCCGGCACCCCGCCGCACGACGTGCCCCGCCCAGCACCCCCGTCGACCCGCCGCGAGGCGCCGCCTCCGCCCGGGCCGCGGGCCGCGCCCGTATCGGTGGGATGACCGATGTGCCGGACCACGCGCCACGGCCATAGTCCTCGGGAGATCGATCCCGGGCGCCCCCGCGTGCCCGGCTCCCGAAAGGACCTTCTGTGGACACGTATGCCGATCTGGTGTTCCTCGGCGGCCGGGTCGTCACGGTCGACGCCCACTTCACCGTCGCCTCCGCCCTGGCCGTGACCGGCGGGACCATCACCGCCGTCGGCGCGCGGGAGGACGTCGCGCCGCTCATCGGACCCGGCACCCGCGTCATCGACCTGCGCGGGGCGACCCTCCTGCCCGGTATCAACGACTCCCATCTGCACGGCTGCGCCTTCGGCGTGGCCACGCCGCCGCTCTCGCTCGACATCCGCCACCCCTCCGTCTCCTCCCTCGCGGACGCCGCCGAGGCGGTGAAGGAGGCCGTCGGGCGGACCCCGGGCGGGCAGTGGATCACCGGGCACGGCTGGGACCCCGGCTACCTCGCCGAGTGCGTCGCCGACCCGTCGCGGCAGCCCTCGCGGCACGACCTCGACGCGGTGAGCCCCGACCACCCCGTCGTCCTGTACTCCTTCTCCGGGCACGCCACCTGGGTCAACTCCAAGGCGCTGGAGCTCATCGGCATCGACCGGCACACCCTCGCGCCGCCCGGCGGGGCCATCGTCGTGGACGAGCACGGCGAGCCGACCGGACTGCTGCACGAGGGCGCCCAGGCCCTCGTCCAGAACGCCCTGCCGCCGCTCAGCCGACGGGAGCGCGCCGACGCGATCAGGTCCGCCCTCGCCGCGCTCGCCCGGCTGGGCGTGACCAGCTACACCGAACCCGGACTCGGCCCCGGCGGCGACGGCATCATGCGGGGCGCGCTCGGCACCGAGACCCTCGACGTCTACCGCGAGCTGCTGGCCGGCGGCGAACTCACCGCCCGCGTCGGGGTCCTGCTCCTGCCCACCGGAATGGCCGGCACCGCCGAGGAGTTCGCCCGCGCTTTTGACGCGCTCGACGGGCCCGACAGGCGCTGCGCCACCGGCGAGGCCGCCGATCCGCGCCACCTCGCGATCCACGGCGTCAAGATCTTCGCGGACGGCGTCGTCCCCAACAAGACGTCCTGGATGCACGATCCGTACGTCGGCGGCGGCTGCGGCGCCCTGTGCGTCGGCGGCGAGACCGACGACGAGCGCGTCGCCGAGATCGGCGCCATGATCCGCTACGCCCACGCGGCGGGGCACCAGCTGGGCGTCCACGTCACCGGCGACCGGGCCGCCGACACCGTCACGGACGCCTTCGCCGCGGCCGTGGCCGAGCACCCGCGGCCCGACGCCCGCCACTACGTCATCCACGGCGACTTCCTCACGGCGCACAGCATGAAGGTGCTGGCCGCGCACGGCTTCGGGGCCAACATGAACCCCACCATCAAGTGGACCGTCGCCGACATGGAGGAGGAGTTCGTCGGTACCGAGCGGGCCGCGTACGCCTGGCCCTACCGCGACGCCATCGACGCCGGGGTGCGGGTCGCGAGCGGGTCCGACGCCCCCGTCACGTACCCGGACTGGCGTCAGGGCGTCGCCACCATGGTGCTGCGCGAGTCGAAGGCCGGCGGCCGGGTCAGCGGCCCCGAGCAGCGCATCGGCCTGGCCGAGGCGATCCGCACGTACACGATCGAGGCGGCCTGGCAGGACTTCGCCGACGACTGGAAGGGCTCCCTGGAGCCGGGCAAGGCCGCCGACCTCTGCGTGCTCGACGGGGACCTGCTCGCCGCCGACCCCCACGACATCCCGGAGATGCCCGTCGTCCTCACCGTCGTGGACGGGCGGGTCGTGCACGACACCCTGCGCGATTGACGTAATCCGGACACGTGATCATCCTGGGGGCATGACAGCGGAGCGGAGCACGGCGGACATCCTGGAGGCGGCCGTCCACGTCCGTGAGGCCGCCAGGAGCGCCACGACCGGCGCGACCGGCGCCGGGACCGTCCTGGAGGCGCTGTCGGAGGTGATGGAGTACGACCACGCCTCCCTCGCCCGCTGGGACGCCCGGCGCGGCCGCCACACGACCCTGGCCGGAAGCTACCCGGGCGACGCCACCGCCTACATCGAGACCCGCCTCCACCACGACCCGGTGTTCCCCGTGCTCCGCAGCCCCGCCCGGGGCGGGCTCTGGCTCGGGGACGTGCCCCGGCCGCTCCTGGCGGCGTCCCCCGGGTTCCGGGACGTGCTGCGGCCCCTCGGCATCGAGGACGGCGTGGCGCAGTGCCTGTTCGCCGCCGACGGCCGGTACGTCGGCATGCTGAACGTCAGCACCCGCAGGCCGCGGCGCGCGCCCGACCCGGCGCGGGCCGTGGTCACGCTGCTCACCGAGGCCCTGGCCGCGGCCGTGGACCCCCGCACGGGCCCGACGCCCGAGGACGCCACCGCCCCGGCCCCGGCCCCCCGCCCCGGCGGCCTCTCGCCCCGGGAGCTCCAGGTGCTGGCCGAGCTGACCACGGGCCGCACCAACCGGGAGATCGCCGAGCGGCTGTACATCACCCCGCGCACCGTGGGCACCCACATCGAGCACATCCTCGCCAAGCTCGACGTGCCCAACCGCGCGGCCGCAGCCGCCCGAGCCGCCGCCTGGGGCATCGAACCGGCCCCCTGACCCGGGTCGGCGCCCCGCCACCCGCCGGTTGCACCGCGGCCTGGCACAGACCGGTCCCGTTCCGGCTTCAGTACGGGGGCTCGCGCGTCAGCGGCGTCGGCGGCCGGGGCGGGTGCTCAGCATCGCGTCGAGGGACCGGCCGATCGACGCCGCGAAGGGATACGCCCGGTAGTCCCCCTGCACCGTGACATGGTGCTGTTGGCCGTCCGTCCACTCGATGACGAACACGCCGCCGTCCGACTCGGCGACGTCCACACCCGCGGGAATCCGGGCTCGCAGCCCGGCCTCGGACAGCCCGTCCGTGTGCAGCGGGACATCGCAGGCCACGACGAAGAGCCGCGCGGCGTCCTCCACACGCGTCGCGGTGCCGAGCACCCGCGTCCGGCCCCGGTCCGTCACGCGCACCGCGTAGCCGCCATCGGCGGGGACCACGTCGTGCCACGTCTCGAAGTCGCCCAAGTGGATGAGCTGGTCGCCTCGGCGGGCCGTCATCAGCTCCTTCCGGTGGCCCATGGACACGGCGAGAGCCCGCAGCCGCTCCTCCAGCCGGGGGAGCGACTCCAGGGCGAAGAGCTCCTCCGCCGTGGTGGCCGCCGCCCGGCCGCCGCGCGGGCGGAACTGCCCTGGCGGCGTCCGCCGCCCCGAACGGAACACCTCGATCGCCTCGTGCGGCGGCGCCCCCGACGCCGCGAACAGCACCGACTCGTCCGACGCCACGTAGATCCTGCCGCCGCCCCGCACCGCGTGCGACACCACCACGGCGCCGTCCTCCGGCAGCAGTTCCACGGCCAACGGCGCGTCCTGCGGCACCATTCGCCGCCAGTACCCCACACCCACATCGATCAGCCGCCGCTGATCGGGAGTCGCCTGATCGGTTCGTTCCCGCGTCACCTGTCCGGCCTCTCTTCCTTTCACCTGCCCCTGCGCTCCGGCGAGTCGTATGTACGGTCACCGGTCGGAGAAGACGACAGCGCCCCGCGGGTCCCGCACTTCGACGACTCCGCGTTCCTCGTCGACGACACCGGTGTACCCGATGGGCAGCCCCAGCACCGCGGCGGCCTCGGGCCGGAACTTGAACAGTTCGACGCAGCGGGCGATGTCGCACGCGAGGCGGCCGACCAGGTTCTCGTCGAACGGTTCCCCGCCGATGAACCACTGCGTGGCGGCGCCGATGTCGACGCGTCGGCACTCGAGCACACGACGGGTCTTCGGGGAGACGACCTCCCGCCGCCCCAACGGCACGATCCGCTCGACCAGGAGGCCGTTGACCGGCGGCCGCACGCCCACCGGCGCGGGGACAGCGCTTCTCGTGAGGGGACGGGACCGCTCCTGCGACGGGTCGTCGACCTGGTCAGTCGGGGCGTCGACGTGGTCGTACCGCGGTATCGAGGGGAAGCCGGTCATACGGCGGAACAGTACGGGGCGCGGCTGGTGGCCCTCCGCCGGACCTCCCCGCCGTGGCCCGGCACCCCCGCCCACCACGGCCAGCGGCACCCCGGGCCGCCCCGTCTCACGGCCCGTTCCGCCTTTCGGCGATCAACGACCGGTACCAGTGGTAGGAAGCCTTCGGGTGCGCCGACCGGTCGGGAAGCCGACGTGGACCAACCCGAAGCGTCTGCTGTACCCGTAGGCCCACTCGAAGTTGTCCAGCAGCGACCAGGCGGTGTACCCACGTACGTCGACGCCCTCCGCCAGCGCTTCGGCGACCGCGTGGAGGTGGGGGTCCAGGTACGCGACGCGGTCGGCGTCGTGCACGATGCCGACCGGGGCGGGGACGTCGTGTTCGGCGGAGCCGTTCTCCGTGATGTGGATCGGGGGCAGGGCCGTGCCGTAGCGGTCGCGGAGGGGACCAGAAGCCGCCGCAGCGTGTCGGGGACCACGGGCCAGCCCATGGCGGTGTGCCGGACACCGG
This genomic window from Streptomyces thermolilacinus SPC6 contains:
- a CDS encoding amidohydrolase, translated to MDTYADLVFLGGRVVTVDAHFTVASALAVTGGTITAVGAREDVAPLIGPGTRVIDLRGATLLPGINDSHLHGCAFGVATPPLSLDIRHPSVSSLADAAEAVKEAVGRTPGGQWITGHGWDPGYLAECVADPSRQPSRHDLDAVSPDHPVVLYSFSGHATWVNSKALELIGIDRHTLAPPGGAIVVDEHGEPTGLLHEGAQALVQNALPPLSRRERADAIRSALAALARLGVTSYTEPGLGPGGDGIMRGALGTETLDVYRELLAGGELTARVGVLLLPTGMAGTAEEFARAFDALDGPDRRCATGEAADPRHLAIHGVKIFADGVVPNKTSWMHDPYVGGGCGALCVGGETDDERVAEIGAMIRYAHAAGHQLGVHVTGDRAADTVTDAFAAAVAEHPRPDARHYVIHGDFLTAHSMKVLAAHGFGANMNPTIKWTVADMEEEFVGTERAAYAWPYRDAIDAGVRVASGSDAPVTYPDWRQGVATMVLRESKAGGRVSGPEQRIGLAEAIRTYTIEAAWQDFADDWKGSLEPGKAADLCVLDGDLLAADPHDIPEMPVVLTVVDGRVVHDTLRD
- a CDS encoding MSMEG_1061 family FMN-dependent PPOX-type flavoprotein, which gives rise to MEPVEPVEPVGPGEPGEPLEFEEITTEEELRELVGPANPVVFRKATPVLRAFESEWIRNSPFCLIATASADGTCDVSPRGDPPGFVRVLDERTLAVPDRPGNRRLDTWRNVLRNPRVGMLFVIPGRGDTLRVNGRARLVRSAPFLDDMVVGRNRPKLALVVSVEEAYFHCAKSFMRARLWEPESWAPDAVASRARIARATEWTEASLESLERRYGPEYEQHLYPGTP
- a CDS encoding helix-turn-helix domain-containing protein, which codes for MLEQPGFGRRLRQLRLHQGKTQAELTGPGMSPAYLSRLESGARSPTQRAVEYLADHLGVPVESFAECGEDDLADVVATLASRPDSERDAEMRDLLADALKRATDTDPSTRWQALALLAQLHASLGEFGDESGVLDELSRLSDELARPALQVYAKQRVARCARNRGDMELARQAAREALELGERHRVRVPAADPLRNRLLLVSAETELGNVAEAMRLSLAVLAALPSERGALTAEAYWTAATVSTRQGDAEGALRYLDKAIDALDSREDITLWMRLRLGAASLCLQSLPPRLDRARELLTAVEPVLNFAGPPRHCQEFLFLRAQLAFQQGDSAGAAEFMARAEKGLQLFTYRDRVRFRILQEMLAARAGDVRAVTRLKELATEVQSTRMPELAAEVWRAAAECAVETVPSSV
- a CDS encoding ATP-grasp domain-containing protein: MSQQCVLIVGGRIENVRKAKEQGLGVVYLQQPSQFTPEHAALVDAALLVDYTDWSVTEPLVAAAHRAYGFTSVVTTTEAGVEPAGRISDLLGLGGVSHEVARLLRDKLSMRRHLAVAAPSVSVAAEEVTDRESLAAFGAAHGYPFIVKPVDGIGSLGLQLVESADQIGRAWETITRLRGSDHQFARFFPIERFLMEEYVSGPELSVEAFTFAGRHVVVAVTEKLTYDNFVELGHVVPARIGPADEAAVVACVTAFLDAVGVVSGPSHTEVRLSEHGPRVIESHNRPGGDRIRDLVEEAYGFDIERYTVAWPGGGLPALEERPAPLRAAATRFLAAEPGTVTAVEGLEAARAMDGVVDVDLSVAEGGLVRPLRSSFDRLGQVIAVAPDADAAVALCEKACATIRVGTTPTPAAAADSAG
- a CDS encoding helix-turn-helix transcriptional regulator, with protein sequence MTAERSTADILEAAVHVREAARSATTGATGAGTVLEALSEVMEYDHASLARWDARRGRHTTLAGSYPGDATAYIETRLHHDPVFPVLRSPARGGLWLGDVPRPLLAASPGFRDVLRPLGIEDGVAQCLFAADGRYVGMLNVSTRRPRRAPDPARAVVTLLTEALAAAVDPRTGPTPEDATAPAPAPRPGGLSPRELQVLAELTTGRTNREIAERLYITPRTVGTHIEHILAKLDVPNRAAAAARAAAWGIEPAP